One Vigna unguiculata cultivar IT97K-499-35 chromosome 7, ASM411807v1, whole genome shotgun sequence genomic region harbors:
- the LOC114192679 gene encoding late embryogenesis abundant protein 47-like → MSQEQPKREDHQEEAITYGDVFNVQGGLKTKPIASVDAATMQKVESHLLGKNPKGGVAAAMQSAAMKNERDGVVGLNDINNIAAGDGVSVKETDSPGRQVISESVGEQVAQKSVEEKEKRVNKLVEMVEQFSKKAPLTSSLVQEMGIGGGGITIGEALEATVLTAGKKPVEWSDAAAIQAAEVRATGRTNIVPGGVAAAAQSAATLNARITKEEDKTKLADILADATSKLPSDRAATRRDAEGVTGAEMRNDPNLTTHPGGVSAAVAAAARLNQITN, encoded by the exons ATGAGTCAGGAACAGCCAAAGAGGGAGGATCATCAAGAAGAGGCTATCACATACGGAGATGTCTTCAACGTTCAAGGAGGTCTCAAAACCAAACCGATTGCATCGGTTGACGCCGCCACCATGCAAAAGGTGGAGAGTCACCTGCTTGGTAAGAACCCCAAGGGTGGCGTCGCCGCGGCGATGCAATCCGCGGCCATGAAAAATGAGAGAGATGGGGTGGTGGGGCTCAACGATATAAATAACATCGCCGCTGGCGATGGTGTTAGTGTGAAGGAGACTGATTCTCCGGGGAGGCAAGTGATATCGGAGTCCGTTGGTGAACAG GTTGCTCAGAAATCAGTAGAGGAAAAGGAGAAGAGAGTTAATAAATTGGTTGAG ATGGTGGAGCAATTTAGCAAAAAGGCGCCACTGACGTCCTCTCTTGTTCAAGAGATGGGCATTGGGGGCGGTGGGATCACCATAGGTGAAGCACTGGAAGCGACGGTTCTCACGGCGGGAAAGAAGCCGGTGGAGTGGAGCGATGCGGCGGCGATTCAAGCTGCGGAAGTGAGAGCCACCGGGCGCACCAACATCGTCCCCGGAGGCGTTGCTGCGGCGGCGCAATCGGCCGCAACCCTAAATGCTCGGATTACAAAGGAAGAGGACAAGACGAAACTCGCAGATATTCTGGCG GATGCGACTTCGAAGTTACCGTCAGATAGAGCAGCGACTCGGAGAGATGCTGAAGGTGTGACTGGTGCAGAAATGAGAAATGATCCCAACCTCACTACTCATCCTGGGGGTGTGTCAGCAGCCGTGGCTGCTGCTGCTAGGCTTAACCAAATCACTAACTAG
- the LOC114189914 gene encoding uncharacterized protein LOC114189914 isoform X2, whose amino-acid sequence MTRCSDPFSNISFPRSSSSVLTQHLFSVLMAPKRRSSKKGESRMDAALDAMHPYGFDKQRVRRTVRSLLEVYGGNDGWVFIEESSYTLLVETLLKASPQVGLIEANPGDGSSEVTPASEVTAVGCSNNALQACCKAQTSDDTPLTNNVMGTGTVTSETGSQLPIKSVDTVSSASGIGSVHSFKSVDTSSVNRRSSNELLIKAASETPIKAVTISAEKKSECQPAGNLALRENHGPRIPQLNHKRRRPCYGWISSDEENEDLIEVIPKSPL is encoded by the exons ATGACAAG GTGCAGTGATCCATTCTCCAACATTTCATTTCCCAGAAGCTCTTCTTCTGTTCTAACTCAACACCTCTTCTCTGTTCTCATGGCTCCGAAACGACGTTCCTCTAAG AAAGGGGAAAGCCGAATGGACGCAGCTCTCGATGCCATGCATCCCTATGGCTTCGACAAACAACGGGTCCGAAGAACCGTTCGAAGCCTTCTCGAA GTTTATGGTGGCAACGACGGCTGGGTCTTCATCGAAGAATCCAGTTACACTCTCCTCGTCGAAACTCTTCTTAAAGCTTCACCTCAG GTTGGTTTGATAGAGGCTAATCCAGGAGATGGTTCTAGTGAGGTAACACCTGCCAGTGAGGTAACAGCTGTCGGATGCTCGAACAATGCCCTTCAAGCATGCTGTAAAGCACAAACTTCTGATGATACACCCTTAACTAATAATGTCATGGGCACTGGAACAGTAACCAGTGAGACTGGTTCTCAACTTCCCATCAAGAGTGTGGATACTGTATCCTCAGCAAGTGGAATTGGTAGTGTGCATTCCTTTAAGTCTGTAGACACATCATCGGTAAACAGAAGATCTTCTAATGAACTTTTAATCAAGGCTGCAAGTGAAACTCCCATCAAAGCTGTAACTATATCTGCAGAAAAGAAATCTG AGTGTCAGCCAGCAGGAAACTTGGCTTTGCGGGAAAATCATGGACCAAGGATTCCACAGCTTAATCACAAAAGGCGTAGACCTTGCTATGGCTGGATTTCTAGTGATGAGGAGAACGAAGATCTAATAGAGGTTATACCTAAATCTCCGTTGTGA
- the LOC114189914 gene encoding uncharacterized protein LOC114189914 isoform X1 yields the protein MPDIVNIVSFIFFHLPLSRRCSDPFSNISFPRSSSSVLTQHLFSVLMAPKRRSSKKGESRMDAALDAMHPYGFDKQRVRRTVRSLLEVYGGNDGWVFIEESSYTLLVETLLKASPQVGLIEANPGDGSSEVTPASEVTAVGCSNNALQACCKAQTSDDTPLTNNVMGTGTVTSETGSQLPIKSVDTVSSASGIGSVHSFKSVDTSSVNRRSSNELLIKAASETPIKAVTISAEKKSECQPAGNLALRENHGPRIPQLNHKRRRPCYGWISSDEENEDLIEVIPKSPL from the exons ATGCCTGATATTGTCAACATAGTGTCATTCATTTTCTTCCACCTACCTCTCTCCAGGCG GTGCAGTGATCCATTCTCCAACATTTCATTTCCCAGAAGCTCTTCTTCTGTTCTAACTCAACACCTCTTCTCTGTTCTCATGGCTCCGAAACGACGTTCCTCTAAG AAAGGGGAAAGCCGAATGGACGCAGCTCTCGATGCCATGCATCCCTATGGCTTCGACAAACAACGGGTCCGAAGAACCGTTCGAAGCCTTCTCGAA GTTTATGGTGGCAACGACGGCTGGGTCTTCATCGAAGAATCCAGTTACACTCTCCTCGTCGAAACTCTTCTTAAAGCTTCACCTCAG GTTGGTTTGATAGAGGCTAATCCAGGAGATGGTTCTAGTGAGGTAACACCTGCCAGTGAGGTAACAGCTGTCGGATGCTCGAACAATGCCCTTCAAGCATGCTGTAAAGCACAAACTTCTGATGATACACCCTTAACTAATAATGTCATGGGCACTGGAACAGTAACCAGTGAGACTGGTTCTCAACTTCCCATCAAGAGTGTGGATACTGTATCCTCAGCAAGTGGAATTGGTAGTGTGCATTCCTTTAAGTCTGTAGACACATCATCGGTAAACAGAAGATCTTCTAATGAACTTTTAATCAAGGCTGCAAGTGAAACTCCCATCAAAGCTGTAACTATATCTGCAGAAAAGAAATCTG AGTGTCAGCCAGCAGGAAACTTGGCTTTGCGGGAAAATCATGGACCAAGGATTCCACAGCTTAATCACAAAAGGCGTAGACCTTGCTATGGCTGGATTTCTAGTGATGAGGAGAACGAAGATCTAATAGAGGTTATACCTAAATCTCCGTTGTGA